A window from Hemicordylus capensis ecotype Gifberg chromosome 2, rHemCap1.1.pri, whole genome shotgun sequence encodes these proteins:
- the NOG gene encoding noggin, with product MDHSQWFVTIYALVVLLGLRLEQGACQHYLHIRPAPSDNLPLVDLIEHPDPIFDPKEKDLNDTLLRSLLGTHFDPNFMAVSLPEDRLGGDDLAELDLLLRQRPSGAMPSEIKSLEFHEGGLPASKKPRLSKKLRRKLQLWLWSQTFCPVLYTWNDLGSRFWPRYVKVGSCFSKRSCSVPEGMVCKPAKSVHLTILRWRCQRRGGQRCTWIPIQYPIISECKCSC from the coding sequence ATGGATCATTCCCAGTGGTTTGTGACTATTTACGCCTTGGTGGTTCTCCTGGGTCTCCGGCTGGAGCAGGGCGCTTGCCAGCACTATCTGCACATCCGTCCGGCCCCCAGCGACAATTTGCCCTTGGTGGATCTAATCGAGCACCCGGATCCTATCTTTGACCCCAAGGAAAAGGACCTAAACGACACGCTGCTGCGGAGCCTGCTGGGCACCCACTTCGACCCTAACTTTATGGCGGTCTCTTTGCCCGAGGATCGCCTCGGGGGGGACGATCTGGCCGAGCTGGACCTGCTGCTGCGGCAGAGGCCGTCGGGGGCGATGCCCAGCGAAATCAAAAGCCTGGAGTTTCACGAGGGGGGGCTGCCGGCGAGTAAGAAGCCCCGGCTGAGCAAGAAACTGCGCCGGAAgctgcagctgtggctgtggTCTCAGACCTTCTGCCCGGTGCTCTACACGTGGAACGACCtcggcagccgcttctggccccgctaCGTGAAAGTGGGTAGCTGCTTCAGCAAGCGGTCTTGCTCCGTCCCGGAAGGCATGGTGTGCAAGCCTGCCAAGTCGGTGCATCTGACCATCTTGAGGTGGAGGTGCCAGCGCCGCGGGGGGCAGCGCTGCACGTGGATCCCCATCCAATACCCCATCATTTCCGAGTGCAAATGCTCCTGCtag